In Salvia miltiorrhiza mitochondrion, complete genome, the following are encoded in one genomic region:
- the rps7 gene encoding ribosomal protein S7, whose protein sequence is MSRRGTAEEKTAKSDPIYRNRLVNMLVNRILKHGKKSLAYQIIYRAMKKIQQKTETNPLSVLRQAIRGVTPDIAVKARRVGGSTHQVPIEIGSTQGKALAIRWLLAASRKRPGRNMAFKLSSELVDAAKGSGDAIRKKEETHKMAEANRAFAHFR, encoded by the coding sequence ATGTCACGTCGAGGTACTGCAGAAGAAAAAACAGCAAAATCCGATCCAATTTATCGTAATCGATTAGTTAACATGTTGGTTAACCGTATTCTGAAACACGGAAAAAAATCATTGGCTTATCAAATTATCTATCGAGCCATGAAAAAAATTCAACAAAAGACAGAAACAAATCCACTATCTGTTTTACGTCAAGCAATACGTGGAGTAACTCCCGATATAGCAGTAAAAGCAAGACGTGTAGGTGGATCCACTCATCAAGTTCCCATTGAAATAGGATCCACACAAGGAAAAGCACTTGCCATTCGTTGGTTATTAGCGGCATCCCGAAAACGTCCAGGTCGAAATATGGCTTTCAAATTAAGTTCTGAATTAGTGGATGCTGCCAAAGGGAGTGGCGATGCCATACGCAAAAAGGAAGAGACTCATAAAATGGCAGAGGCAAATAGAGCTTTTGCACATTTTCGTTAA
- the orf116a gene encoding hypothetical protein: protein MVTPPLTTSFMNFIVIEIHVLPRQNLQFASLLPSRQRFTYAERMIHSDRHESPTALPESMLYIFYLKEVDLLASLVYTPSPFSPRPTETKCRTGANSSSRKKGLTKPGSLTNLNLI, encoded by the coding sequence ATGGTAACCCCACCATTAACTACTTCATTTATGAATTTCATAGTAATAGAAATACATGTCCTACCGAGACAGAATTTGCAATTTGCTAGCCTCTTGCCTAGCAGGCAAAGATTTACCTACGCGGAAAGGATGATTCATTCGGATCGACATGAGAGTCCAACTGCATTGCCAGAATCCATGTTGTATATTTTCTATTTGAAAGAGGTTGACCTCCTTGCTTCTCTCGTGTACACGCCGAGCCCCTTTTCTCCTCGGCCCACGGAGACAAAATGTAGGACTGGTGCTAACAGTTCATCACGGAAGAAAGGACTCACTAAGCCAGGATCACTAACTAATCTAAATCTAATCTAA
- the orf102 gene encoding hypothetical protein produces MVDSRRRQMPVLLNHPTPLTPITSVPFLDTYIPTWGPFGDRPAVAISDPYFLARPSQWSIDHPGNFAFWYGSHSRRWHRGPIAGKTVGWLSSVGEGLIHVPR; encoded by the coding sequence ATGGTTGACTCCCGCCGCCGACAGATGCCTGTTCTGCTAAATCACCCTACTCCACTTACTCCCATTACCTCAGTTCCATTCTTGGATACCTACATACCAACCTGGGGGCCCTTTGGAGATAGGCCAGCTGTAGCTATATCTGATCCGTACTTCCTTGCCCGCCCTTCGCAATGGTCTATTGATCACCCCGGCAACTTCGCCTTCTGGTATGGCTCCCATTCCCGTAGATGGCACAGGGGTCCCATCGCAGGCAAGACGGTAGGCTGGTTGAGTTCGGTCGGAGAAGGGCTCATCCATGTCCCCAGATAA
- the orf140 gene encoding hypothetical protein yields the protein MRKSPKLWTTKQRRSVSFLLCLGIQRNPMSKGELITLLLLKMRIPGNKKRSGSGPLPWDSWATNGPVAVAAWMLEVEEICCPYVAQSCQAAESPRVNPTLVLYFGFGQLVTRRLVTSEEEKSAVNRLVHRYRVRVDNRSR from the coding sequence ATGAGGAAAAGTCCCAAGCTGTGGACAACAAAACAAAGGAGATCAGTTTCCTTTCTTCTTTGCTTAGGAATTCAACGAAATCCAATGAGCAAAGGGGAGTTAATAACTCTCCTGCTTCTAAAGATGAGGATTCCGGGCAACAAAAAGAGATCTGGATCTGGTCCACTTCCTTGGGACAGCTGGGCCACAAACGGGCCAGTAGCAGTAGCAGCTTGGATGTTAGAGGTAGAGGAGATCTGTTGTCCTTATGTTGCCCAGTCATGCCAGGCAGCCGAATCCCCACGGGTGAACCCAACTCTAGTCCTTTACTTTGGCTTTGGTCAGCTAGTCACCCGGCGGTTAGTTACATCAGAAGAGGAGAAGAGTGCAGTTAATAGGCTCGTTCATAGATATCGAGTGCGAGTAGATAACCGGTCTAGATAA
- the rpl16 gene encoding ribosomal protein L16, with amino-acid sequence MSKCGFHIVKKERGVLYPKRTKYTKYRKGRCSRGCKADGTQLGFGRYGTKSCRAGRLSYRAIEAARRAIIGHFHRAMSGQFRRNGKIWVRVFADIPITGKPTEVRMGRGKGNPTGWIARVSTGQILFEMDGVSLSNARQAATLAAHKLCSSTKFVQWS; translated from the coding sequence GTGTCAAAGTGTGGATTTCATATAGTCAAAAAAGAAAGGGGCGTGCTATATCCAAAACGTACGAAATATACTAAATATCGTAAAGGCAGATGTAGTAGGGGTTGCAAAGCGGACGGTACACAACTTGGTTTTGGAAGATATGGCACTAAAAGTTGTAGAGCAGGTCGTCTTTCATATCGAGCCATTGAAGCAGCGCGTCGGGCTATAATCGGACACTTCCATCGTGCTATGAGCGGACAATTCCGAAGAAATGGTAAGATATGGGTAAGAGTTTTCGCGGATATCCCTATTACCGGAAAACCTACAGAAGTAAGAATGGGAAGAGGAAAAGGAAATCCTACGGGTTGGATTGCTCGTGTGTCCACGGGACAAATCCTATTTGAAATGGATGGTGTGAGTTTGTCAAATGCTCGACAAGCCGCTACATTAGCGGCGCATAAACTATGTTCGTCAACCAAGTTTGTTCAGTGGTCGTAA
- the rps3 gene encoding ribosomal protein S3, with product MARKGNPISVRLDLNRSSDSSWFSEYYYGKSLYQDLNLRSYFGSIRPPTRLTFGFRLGRCIIIHFPKRTFIHFFLPRRPRRLKRREKSRKGRWWEFGKVGPIGCLHSSDGTEEERKEVRGRGSGKRVESIRLDDRKKQNEIRIWPKKKQGYGYHDRSPSIKKNLSKSLRVSGAFKHPKYAGVVNGIAFLIENDDSFINIKTKLFLFFFPKKSRGPTSHLQQGTLPAVRSSLNYSVMQYLLNTKNKMHFDPVVVLNHFVAPGVAEPSTMGGANAQERSLDKRIRSRIAFFVESSTSDLAEAKKGLTHFIRQANDLRFAGTTKTTISLFPFFGATFFFLRDGVGVYNNLFFENAREQLLGQCWNLMAKDKVMELIDKFIDLGRIGELIKGIEMMIEIILRNRRIPYGYNSYLNEVKKMRSLLSNRTNTNTLIESVKIKSVYQSASPIAQDISFQLRTKKTRSFRSIFSKIVKNIPLVMKKRVTGIRICCSGRSKGAKIARTECGKYGKISRNVFNQKIDYAPAEVSTRYGILGVKVWISYSQKRKGRAISKTYEIY from the exons ATGGCACGAAAAGGAAATCCAATTTCGGTAAGACTTGATCTGAATCGTAGTTCAGATTCAAGTTGGTTCAGTGAG TATTATTATGGGAAATCACTGTATCAAGATCTCAATCTGAGATCTTATTTCGGTTCGATACGTCCACCTACGAGACTCACCTTTGGCTTTCGCCTCGGTAGGTGTATTATTATACATTTTCCCAAAAGAACATTCATTCATTTCTTTCTTCCCCGTCGACCACGACGACTAAAACGACGCGAAAAATCCAGAAAGGGCCGGTGGTGGGAATTTGGGAAAGTCGGGCCGATCGGGTGTCTTCATTCAAGCGACGGTACAGAAGAAGAACGAAAGGAAGTGAGAGGCCGGGGGTCGGGGAAAAGAGTCGAGTCGATCAGGCTCGACGATCGGAAGAAGCAAAACGAAATCAGGATTTGGCCGAAAAAGAAGCAAGGCTATGGATACCATGACCGATCACCATCGATAAAGAAGAATCTTTCTAAATCACTTCGGGTCAGCGGGGCCTTCAAGCATCCGAAATACGCCGGGGTTGTAAATGGCATAGCCTTCCTGATAGAAAATGACGACTCCTTCATAAACATAAAAACGAAGTTATTCTTGTTCTTTTTCCCAAAGAAGTCCCGCGGCCCGACGAGTCATCTACAACAAGGGACCCTCCCCGCAGTGCGCTCTTCCTTGAATTATTCGGTCATGCAATACTTATTGAATACAAAGAACAAAATGCATTTCGACCCCGTCGTAGTTCTCAATCATTTCGTGGCACCGGGCGTGGCTGAACCATCTACGATGGGGGGAGCTAATGCACAGGAAAGAAGCTTAGATAAGAGAATACGTTCTCGCATCGCTTTTTTTGTAGAAAGCTCGACCAGCGATTTGGCCGAAGCCAAAAAGGGGTTGACCCACTTCATTCGCCAAGCGAATGATCTTCGCTTCGCGGGAACAACAAAAACCACCATCTCGCTCTTTCCTTTCTTCGGTGCTACCTTTTTTTTTCTAAGGGATGGGGTTGGGGTGTATAATAACCTTTTTTTTGAGAATGCCCGGGAACAACTCCTAGGTCAATGTTGGAACCTCATGGCTAAGGATAAGGTAATGGAATTGATAGATAAATTCATAGACCTAGGTAGGATAGGAGAATTGATAAAGGGAATAGAGATGATGATAGAGATCATACTGAGAAACAGAAGAATTCCGTACGGGTACAACTCTTATTTGAACGAAGTGAAAAAAATGCGATCTTTGTTGTCTAATAGAACAAACACTAATACCTTAATTGAATCGGTCAAGATCAAATCTGTTTATCAAAGTGCTTCTCCGATTGCTCAAGACATCTCTTTTCAACTGAGGACCAAAAAAACAAGATCATTTCGTTCCATTTTTAGTAAAATAGTTAAGAATATTCCATTAGTAATGAAAAAGAGGGTTACGGGGATCCGTATATGTTGTTCAGGTCGATCAAAAGGTGCAAAAATAGCTAGAACTGAATGCGGAAAGTATGGAAAAATATCTCGTAATGTATTTAACCAGAAAATCGATTATGCTCCTGCGGAAGTATCTACTCGTTACGGAATCTTAGGTGTCAAAGTGTGGATTTCATATAGTCAAAAAAGAAAGGGGCGTGCTATATCCAAAACGTACGAAATATACTAA
- the rps4 gene encoding ribosomal protein S4, which produces MPALRFKTCRLLSGNVWNRELTIIQRRILKRLRNKKRSIKRKIYSRKNLNSYIQSQTTRKLSLFHGDLPITEMHRRRKRSYIPFLLNPETRSDVIPVRLHFRETIPQARQPISHRRVCVNHRMVNIIHFKVSHGDIISFQENDARTRGEEIRRSFYIEISVEKFIGKFLDRPVRMWRRTKTKWFRKLKTKKECRLLLKSKFLQQLRSSMQEEDTKKFGSKKVCLGSYFDEHNRMKRNLYHFKSLFLSKRRNEKNRNMNIPTQTRNPIVYNSSLYSNSTYCSASPHQFTMNRKRKNRKIKRIELPTHYSEVNHRTPKAVVSYGPNIGHIPHDIRLKDPNLLLRSGNERGQNI; this is translated from the coding sequence TTGCCTGCATTAAGATTTAAAACTTGTCGTCTACTTTCAGGAAATGTTTGGAACAGAGAACTTACAATAATACAACGCCGCATTCTCAAAAGATTGAGAAACAAGAAGAGATCTATTAAGAGAAAGATTTATTCTCGAAAAAATCTTAACAGTTACATTCAATCACAAACTACACGAAAGTTGTCCCTTTTTCATGGAGATTTACCCATCACAGAGATGCACAGAAGAAGAAAACGATCATATATCCCCTTTCTACTCAATCCAGAAACAAGATCGGACGTTATTCCGGTTCGTCTCCATTTTCGTGAAACTATTCCTCAAGCAAGGCAGCCGATCAGTCATCGAAGGGTTTGTGTGAATCATAGAATGGTAAACATTATTCATTTTAAAGTGTCCCACGGTGATATAATATCTTTTCAAGAAAATGATGCGAGAACCCGCGGTGAAGAAATAAGGAGATCTTTCTATATCGAAATATCAGTTGAAAAATTCATAGGAAAATTTCTGGATCGCCCGGTCAGAATGTGGAGAAGAACCAAAACAAAATGGTTCCGAAAACTCAAAACTAAGAAGGAATGCCGCCTACTACTAAAATCCAAGTTTTTGCAACAGTTGCGTTCTTCTATGCAAGAAGAAGACACAAAGAAGTTTGGATCCAAAAAAGTATGCTTAGGCAGTTATTTCGATGAGCACAACAGAATGAAGAGGAATTTGTATCATTTCAAATCCCTATTCTTATCGAAGAGAAGGAACGAGAAAAACCGAAATATGAATATTCCTACTCAAACAAGAAATCCTATAGTTTACAACTCTTCTTTATATAGTAATTCGACCTATTGCTCCGCATCCCCCCATCAGTTTACTATGAATAGAAAAAGAAAGAATAGAAAAATCAAAAGAATAGAACTACCTACTCATTATTCGGAGGTGAATCATAGAACACCAAAAGCTGTGGTATCTTATGGACCTAACATAGGTCACATCCCTCATGACATAAGATTGAAAGATCCAAACCTTCTTCTTCGGAGCGGAAACGAACGTGGCCAAAACATATAA